The following coding sequences lie in one Phragmites australis chromosome 8, lpPhrAust1.1, whole genome shotgun sequence genomic window:
- the LOC133927114 gene encoding uncharacterized protein LOC133927114 produces the protein MAATAGVAEDGGSGGGGGERMKLLCSLGGRILPRPGDGTLRYAGGDTRIVSVPRGVALPDLLARLAEAYGGAAGPHFAVKYQLPDEGLDALISVSSPEDLDNMVEEYDKLSVASPKLRVFIFPILDGAGGSGVGGEELEGGSFDAGLRYLEAVNGIVRKDSIASLSSTQYSDGGLPPPAASGGGGPGSPAAVSPTSTSSNDAARSGFSGAAPPPLVDVFSNTAPVPAPVRPQEIAFEGRAPQANPHPHPHPEAARYRQPLSQLPPLPPVFMNDYRDAMQGPNQPQTGNGTRLDDCNLCLKALPHSHSDPVMNEYGNAAPESGPVFMSLRPEDVARIMMPERAMQAPMGAYGYTHMHPVPQERVYVPKIEGVTNSVLIDPTGLHQHVYVQQQQQLPPQQLPSTYGFSHIPVIPNEKDRVVSPSSAHSDVASSHQQFMQQPHQQLPSVHGMAQYPVKTVSPNNPLAGEGSLSGNARHREDGQVYRDNAPPVAPVAVPTYMANVDRMMDSLRVSPSEASGSTEQRKHTMSPDNALHQNAIPEHSQGLPDNTMSARPDTRAKEVNLSNTNTFFDVNEPKVLLQTESMPPPSVANSYLHNVQHVNMSHMPHMMSIGGPYSSYVVPTVGPGGVPPSAYGIDMVYANATVNPMSERKDVLPEVYHKEAPHEVITPNAAQVTTAALANHAPNVDQLQESDLPGQQFSNEDPWKVATNAHALPPRPKRVASRENISPKDPRPDLNIPAEDVALQQQSDHKDAHAEHARFIKGDDISNPDLLGMEDGLATSKTHSSEHQPPLLNEGVGAVANKVDSEVHTKEAVKSRPADWISGFPVTDGRLQIIKNNDLEELQELGSGTFGTVYHGKWRGTDVAIKRINDRCFAGKPSEQDKMRSDFWNEASNLADLHHPNVVAFYGVVLDGPGGSIATVTEYMVNGSLRTALLKNAKTLDRRKRLIIAMDTAFGMEYLHSKNIVHFDLKSDNLLVNLRDPQRPICKVGDLGLSKVKCQTLISGGVRGTLPWMAPELLNGSSSLVSEKVDVFSFGIVLWELLTGEEPYADLHYGVIIGGIVSNTLRPPVPDSCDPEWRSLMEQCWSTEPYERPSFTEIANRLRFMAASQKVQH, from the exons ATGGCCGCCACCGCCGGGGTCGCCGAGGACGGTGGCAGCGGCGGTGGGGGTGGGGAGCGGATGAAGCTTCTGTGCAGCCTCGGCGGCCGCATCCTCCCGCGGCCCGGGGACGGGACGCTGCGATACGCCGGCGGGGACACCCGGATCGTGTCCGTGCCGCGCGGGGTGGCACTGCCCGACCTCCTCGCGCGGCTCGCGGAGGCGTACGGCGGCGCCGCGGGCCCGCACTTCGCGGTGAAGTACCAGCTTCCCGACGAGGGGCTCGACGCGCTCATCTCGGTGTCCTCGCCGGAGGATCTCGACAACATGGTCGAGGAGTACGACAAGCTGAGCGTCGCCAGCCCGAAGCTGAGGGTGTTCATCTTCCCCATCTTGGATGGGGCGGGCGGCAGCGGCGTCGGCGGGGAGGAGTTGGAGGGCGGGAGCTTTGACGCTGGGCTTCGGTATCTGGAGGCCGTGAACGGCATTGTGCGGAAGGACAGCATCGCGAGCCTCTCGTCCACGCAGTACTCCGACGGGGGGCTGCCCCCTCCGGCGGCGTCAGGGGGCGGCGGCCCTGGTTCTCCGGCTGCTGTCTCCCCTACTTCCACTAGCTCCAATGATGCTGCGAGATCGGGCTTCAGTGGGGCGGCACCCCCGCCGCTTGTTGATGTCTTCAGCAATACCGCTCCTGTTCCTGCACCTGTGAGGCCGCAGGAGATTGCCTTTGAAGGGAGGGCTCCTCAGGCTAATCCACATCCACATCCGCATCCGGAGGCGGCTAGGTACCGGCAGCCACTGTCACAGCTGCCACCACTGCCTCCTGTGTTCATGAACGATTATAGAGATGCCATGCAGGGTCCGAATCAGCCACAAACAGGAAATGGAACGAGATTAGATGACTGCAACCTGtgcttgaaggcattgcctcacTCCCACTCTGATCCGGTGATGAATGAGTATGGCAATGCTGCACCCGAGTCGGGGCCTGTGTTCATGAGCTTGCGGCCTGAAGATGTGGCAAGGATTATGATGCCAGAGAGGGCGATGCAGGCCCCGATGGGGGCTTATGGATACACACATATGCATCCAGTGCCGCAGGAGAGGGTGTATGTGCCAAAGATTGAAGGGGTTACAAACTCGGTGCTCATTGATCCAACTGGCTTGCATCAACATGTGtatgtgcagcagcagcagcaactgccGCCACAGCAGTTGCCATCAACATATGGATTTAGCCATATCCCTGTGATTCCTAACGAGAAGGATAGAGTAGTTTCTCCAAGTTCCGCCCATTCTGATGTTGCAAGCTCTCATCAACAATTTATGCAGCAGCCACATCAGCAATTGCCTTCAGTCCATGGGATGGCTCAGTATCCAGTGAAGACAGTTAGTCCCAATAATCCACTTGCAGGTGAAGGTAGTTTAAGTGGCAATGCAAGGCATCGTGAGGATGGGCAGGTGTATCGCGATAATGCGCCTCCAGTGGCACCTGTGGCTGTGCCAACTTACATGGCAAACGTGGATAGGATGATGGATTCGCTCCGGGTGAGCCCTAGCGAGGCTTCTGGCTCTACAGAACAAAGGAAGCACACAATGTCTCCTGATAATGCTTTACACCAGAATGCTATACCAGAACACTCTCAGGGGCTCCCAGATAATACTATGAGTGCCAGACCAGATACTCGAGCAAAAGAGGTTAATCTGAGCAACACTAACACTTTTTTTGATGTCAATGAACCAAAGGTACTGCTTCAAACTGAATCGATGCCACCGCCTTCTGTGGCCAACTCTTATTTGCACAATGTCCAGCATGTTAATATGAGCCATATGCCACATATGATGAGCATTGGGGGACCCTATTCTAGTTATGTTGTCCCTACAGTCGGGCCTGGTGGAGTGCCACCATCAGCTTATGGCATTGATATGGTCTATGCAAATGCCACTGTTAATCCAATGAGTGAGAGGAAGGATGTTCTGCCTGAAGTTTATCACAAGGAAGCTCCACATGAAGTCATTACTCCAAACGCAGCTCAGGTAACAACAGCAGCATTGGCAAATCATGCCCCGAATGTGGATCAACTTCAAGAGTCTGATTTACCAGGCCAACAGTTCAGCAACGAGGACCCTTGGAAAGTAGCTACAAATGCACATGCACTGCCACCAAGACCTAAGAGGGTGGCAAGCAGAGAGAACATCAGCCCAAAGGATCCCCGGCCAGATTTGAATATTCCAGCTGAGGATGTTGCCCTCCAGCAACAATCAGACCACAAAGACGCCCATGCAGAACATGCTCGGTTTATCAAAG GTGATGACATCAGTAATCCAGACTTACTGGGTATGGAGGATGGGTTAGCTACATCTAAAACTCACTCATCTGAGCATCAGCCTCCCTTACTGAATGAAGGAGTTGGGGCTGTTGCTAATAAAGTAGACAGTGAAGTTCACACCAAAGAG GCTGTCAAGAGCAGACCAGCAGATTGGATTTCAGGATTTCCTGTTACAGATGGACGTCTGCAG ATTATAAAGAACAATGACCTAGAAGAGCTCCAAGAACTTGGTTCTGGAACGTTCGGAACTGTATATCATGGCAAATGGAGAGGCACTGATGTTGCAATAAAAAGAATCAATGACAGATGTTTTGCTGGGAAGCCATCTGAGCAAGATAAGATG CGGTCCGACTTCTGGAATGAAGCATCTAATCTTGCCGATTTGCACCACCCAAATGTTGTCGCTTTTTATGGTGTTGTTCTAGATGGACCTGGGGGATCCATTGCCACAGTTACAGAATACATGGTCAATGGCTCACTGAGGACTGCTTTGCTGAAGAATGCCAA GACCCTTGATCGACGTAAGAGATTAATTATTGCCATGGATACTGCTTTTGGAATGGAGTACTTGCACAGCAAAAACATCGTGCACTTTGACCTTAAAAGTGACAATTTGCTTGTTAATTTAAGGGACCCTCAGCGTCCAATATGCAAG GTTGGTGATCTTGGGCTTTCAAAAGTGAAGTGTCAGACCCTCATCTCCGGTGGTGTCAGGGGAACGCTTCCATGGATGGCCCCAGAACTTCTGAATGGAAGTAGCAGTTTGGTATCTGAAAAG GTTGATGTGTTCTCTTTTGGGATTGTTCTCTGGGAACTCCTAACAGGAGAAGAACCATATGCAGATTTACATTATGGTGTTATTATAG GTGGCATTGTGAGCAACACTCTACGGCCACCAGTGCCCGACTCATGTGACCCGGAGTGGAGATCACTGATGGAGCAATGCTGGTCAACAGAACCATATGAACGGCCAAGCTTTACAGAGATTGCCAACAGACTGCGCTTCATGGCGGCATCCCAGAAGGTGCAACACTAA